The Triticum urartu cultivar G1812 chromosome 6, Tu2.1, whole genome shotgun sequence genome includes the window AAGTGCCAACAATCGCACAGCTCCCCACTGTTGCTACTCCAACTGCAACAGTGAGGAGGGGTTCGTACTACGTACCGAGGTCCCCCATAAATTCCAAGCGATCGTACAAAGAAGTTATGGCCAGTGCCCCCTCTTTACAGACTGCCACGACCATAAAGATCTCTTGGactgtgtgcatgcatgcactcCTCAAGGCCCAGACAATCCAAACTATACAAGATTTGGCCCACTCCATGGGTTTAATTCCGTGTTCCCTCCGGCTCTCACAAGGgggcaaaagaaaaaaaaatggtGGTACGACGACTACGTACGCGCGCTGTCTACTCTCTACAATGGCGATACAGGACTACTGTGTACGAACGAGTATGATACATGCAGCTACAGATGTGGTGCGCAGGAGAAACACAGTGCGGTACAGTGGGGGTAGAAAAAGGTGGCGGCAAAAAGGCGAAATAAAAGGAATGTGCAGACCTTCCTCCGGCCGTAAATATGAGATCGATGATGAGCAGTAAAGAACGGAATGTGTTTTTAAGATCTCACCTGCGAAAATATAATGTCGATCGCTGTTCGGACTTGTCTCTTGCTGCTGCATGCGTGAGGGCTTAACGCGCCATCCATGTACGGCCGAGTTGTGCGGATATTTGATCTACCAGAATATCAGTTCACAAGTAATAGCATGTTACGGAAAAGTATTAGGACCTTCTTATCTGGCGACCGTTCGCTGGAGGGGTTGGCATTTGCAAACGTTTTGATCACAGTTTTACTTGTCAAGGGGTGACAGTTTCTTCGGAACAACCTGGCATTTTCTGGAATGAAGGCTCAAAACTGCCATCCTCCCCAAAAACACCCCCTGATACAACTAAAATTGTCAAGAAAAAAAGTTCGAATGATATGCTCTCCTAGAGAATGGTCGCCAGTTAGCTTTTTTGAATTATTAATGTGTAGTGCTGGTTTTGTCCGAATGCATTTTGATGGATTTAACTCATATCTCTCGTACTCCCCCAGTTTCTTTTTATTACGTATACAAGATATGTTTAAAGTTAAATTACATAAAGTTTGACCAAAGATCATATTTAAAATGTCAACACTTACAATACTTTACTTATAtagtatgaaaattaatttcatgatgAATTTAATGATTTTGGTTTTGTATCATGAATGTTGATATGTTTCCATATAAAATTGGTCAAACTTAACcaagtttgacttcagacaaattgtatatgcagactaaaaataAACTAAGGAAGTACTATGAGACCATGAACAAAAATTTGCACACGGACAAATGTTATCATATGTATGAAATGGGCATGCGATTTTGCTAAACATGGGCAAGTATTGAAGCACAAGCACATGGAGAGGGAAAATAATTAATGGTGGACAAGAGATGACACTGATTTGGGAGAAAAACATTAATCTGCCTAAGCTTAATTTCTTTATGACTTCTCAAACCAACACAAAAATTTCAAGTGCCGAAAAGGGGGCAAATGTTAAATCCCTAGCTGCCGCTATCATCAAAAGCTTATAACTGAATCACATGAGAAGTGAGATGACGAGAAGAACCGAAAATCAAATGGTAGAAGAAAGAAAGAATCGCAGAACTTTCCTTTAGGTCACAGATCGAGATCCAAGCCTGAATGCGCCTCCCTCTtggaagacgacgacgacgacggagACGATGCCTCGGCACCGGCACCATGCGAGGGGAACTCTAGCAGCCTCAGCGTATGGTCCCTTGGCCGCCATGCTGATGCGGGCATCTGCAATGGCAGTGCACTGCCATAATTGCTCGACTCGTCCCCGCCATCGCCGGGATGCTGCGGGTTGTCAAGGTTCACGCCGAACAAGCGCACGCGCTTCTTGGTTGCCGTCGTCGGGCTTTCGATTACCGGCACCGAGTCGAGCACCACTGGGGACCCTGCGGTTACACTTACGCCGGCGCCGCTGCCTTGCTGTTGCACTGTGAagtgcagcggcggcggcgggcgcggcacGAGGAGTGGTGCTGGTGTGTGCGGAGGCATCCTGGCGGCCGAGCCGAAGAGGATGACCTGCCTCCCCATTGTGGGGTAACTGGGGTTCATGCCGCGGAAGTCGAAGCCCTGACGGAGACGGTGCTCGTAGAGCGTGGCTGGCGGCGAGGGCGGCATGAAGAACCCTCTGCCGCCGGCGCCGAGGCCCCACGGGCTGTAGTGCGACGTTAGCGGCATCGGAAGCGGGAGGCGGGGCAAGCGGAGCGGGTCTCTGGTGTCGGCCCGGCGCTTCCAGTCGATGAAGAGGCGGTGTCGCGCGGCCTCGCCGGCGCCGCGCGAGAAGGAGACGGTGTCCCCAGCGTCGAGGCGCTTCTCCTTGACGAAGCGGCTCCACCCTTTGGTCATGACGTAGCTCTGGCTGCTGTTCCAGTAGGAATAGCGGAAGCGCCATGGCTTCCCGGCGCTGTCCTCGAAGTTGAGCAGGAGGCCCTTCTCGTTGGCCGCCGAGTCCAGCGGGAAGTACTTCTCGGCGTACTGCTTGGGGATGACCAGCCGGTTCAGCTTCCCCACGTCGCTCGGCGTCACCACCTTGTCGAACATGTGCTCCTTCTCCACCGCCtccgccacgccgccgccgccgcccccgctccCCGACGCTCCGGCGTCATCCCCAGACCGAAAGGGAGGGCTACTTCCAGCCGGCGACGCAGACACGGCCGCTGACGCGGGTGTCGAGGCCGACGCAGAAGCAGAAGGCGCGGCGGCGCTGGTGGCGGCCGCGGCTGTCATGAAAGGGATCTCGCGCGGCATCGACGCCTCTTCCtgctcctcctccacctcctcctctccTTTAGAAAACCTACTGCTTGTCGCAGTAAACTCCATGTATGTATGCTTGGATACTTCTTCCCGTGGATTACTGCGGCATCCCGATTCGCCAACAGGTAGAGGAGAGGAGGAAGACCAGATCTTGAGAAGAGGCAAGCAACTATAAAAGAGCTTCCTTCGCTGCCGTGCCGCCCAGTGGTTGTTCGGATCGGAGCGAGAAAGCAGCAATCCTGGATCCTTCTTCTTGTTGCCCCTTGCTGGCTTCTGCCGAGACCAGCAGCTTGGCCTGGTGCTCGAGAATAGACACTGCGGCTGCAGCAGAGCTATAGCATGTAGGTTGGGCACTACTAGAGAGGGGATCCACCTATGTATGCGTGTATGTGTTGTTTTTTCTCCTAAGAAATTCTATATCGATCTTGAGCTGCGTTCGCACCGAGGGAGGGAGGCGAGCAGAGGGGAATTGGCTGGGCCGGCATGCATTGACGCGCGCGCACTGCACGCCTAGCCGCTGCTAGCTAGCTCTGGGATGTGGCAGGGATGGATGGAGTGGAGACGGGGATGGCCGGCAATATGGATCGATGGAGACGGCCAGCCGGGGAGGTTGGTGGGTGCTGGGTGGGCGCGCGCCCGCGTGGCCAATATTTGTGGCTGGCGCTGCTGCAGTTCGATCCTCCCGCAAGGGGGAGAGGAGACTGAGCTGCCCTAGCTACAAGATTCCTCTTCCTTGAACTCACTAGCTAGTGGAAGTGGCAGCTGCTTAGTGAAGTGAAGTGAGTCATCTCGCTGTGTTTTTCCCCCTCTCGCCCCCCTTTCCCCTCGTCCGTACTATAGCTTCTTTCCAGGAGCTTCATCAACCTTGGTTTTTTCTCAAGCACTTTATTTTGTTTCTCTTTGTGAAAGAAGGTGTGCGGTTTTTTGCAGCGTTGCGAGCATAGAGATCGAGCTAGAGAAAGAGCTGGGAAAAGTGGGGTGTACTGTGCAACGTAGTGTGTAGTAGCTTTATAAAGGGCAGAGGGCGGTGGGGGCCCATGGATCGCGCTGGGTTGGGCTCATGTGAGCGCTCGTCCTCGTCACCATACGGGTATACGTATACATCAAATATCACTCACACGCCTGCCTACGGGCGTAGCTGCAGCTACTGTGCCTAGCTCTCGTGTAGGCAAGTTCCTAGGCTGGTCCTCCCGGTGCGTACCCGTCGATCCATCAAGGGGGGTtttctcataataattgcatgaTGTGGAAGGAGAAGATCTCGTCTGCCTCGACGGTGTTTGAACACCATAATTTTTGTGTGGCTTGTCATGGGCCAACGGGCGAGGAATTTCGATCGGTAGGAATGCGGTCGCATTGGATGTTTCTATTCTGGCAATCGGGCATTCGGAGTTAAGCTGGCGTAAGGACACTCCAAGGTCAATGTATGTTTTGGATTCTCCTGATTTGGATGAGGAGGACGCCGGTGTTACCCATGAGTCCATGGCGGTCATCTTCTCTCCCATCTAACCAACGAGAGTCCCCTTCTCACGATATGTTGATGACACTGATATTTTTGTGAAAAACATGGTATGGCCAAATTGCCACCAACATGAAGTTCATCATTTGTTTGTTCAAACAACTATCTATACTTAAGATAAGTTTTCACAAAAGCAATTAGTTAGGTTTTGGAAACACCAATAAGATTCGCATCCACTTCGAAAAACAACAAAATAAAAAGTGGAAGATCATTGCTGACCATTTTGAGAAAATACTTAGTAATTCAGAGGACAAGCCTTCGACCTATGGGGCCCTTCTTGTCCTAATCAACGCCACCCTGATTAGCTTGTCAGTGTTTATGCTATAGTTTTTTAGGAATTCATGCTATCCTTCTTTGAAATACCGAGGGAGGTGAGGAGAAGATTATATGTTCTTTAGATAGTAATCTTCTAGATGGTCTTGGGATATAAGACCTGAAAGACAAGAACAAGTGCATGCTCAACAAATGATAGTTCAAGTCACTTTAGAGGAAAGTGTTTGGCAGGATTTGCTGACTAAGAAATATCTACACTCAAAGATCACTTTAGGTACATGTAAGTTGCCTGACTTTATATTTGTTAAGTCGATTTTGTAGCCATTGAATGTTTCCTTGAGATTCGTGCTTTTTTTTTGGTTTGTTGTTTGCTTTGTTGGGCTAACCAGAATCGACTCACCCCAATTTTTGGTTAATCGAGTTGGCTGTCGGGCTCGCTTTGTGCGCCCGTTATGCTCCCGCCGCCAGTTAGTAGCTTAGCCCATCCCGCTTGTGGAGATGACAAAGTTGTTGGAGTAGATCGCCGTCACATGATGATTGCCCTGGCGGCGTTcgggcgccaccggaagagagggggtgAGAGCCCTCCTCCCGCTTCTTCTTTCTTGACCTCCCCtctagatgggaggagggtttcccctctggtccttggcttccatggaggcggaggggctcgcccctccgagattggctctctccctctccccctcccccccctctctctctctctctctctctctctctcgctttATCCTGAGTCAGCCACTCTCTCAGTCGCTTCCCCTCCTCTCTGTCTCACTCTGCTTCTCTTTGGTCACCTCTCGTCCTCCTGTGACGGGTAGGGTTGGTGGATTTCTTGCTCTCCTCCCCCCTTATTTATTCATAGACCCGAGTTAGTTGTGTGGATTTGTCAGCTTATACGTTCTTTTTTGCTGTTCTTGTTCTAGTATGAGCTAGGGTTTGTGGATTTATTTCTCTCCTTCCTCCCCCTTATTTTTTCACAGATCCAAGCTATTTTCTGCGGATATATGTCACTTCTTCATGAATTCTTTTTGTTGTTCTTGTGCAGGTTTTGTTCTTGGGGGTGCTTGGCTCAGGGTTCTTGTGCTCATCCGCGAGCGAATCTACTGTTCAAGTATTTCATCTGCTCATACTCTAGTCTGGGATTTGTTTTGTGGTGTATGAGTTTTACAATTAGGGTCATTCTTTAGCTATGGTTTTTTCTGTGTTCCCCTTTTTGATCTAATCTCCTACTTTGAGCATGTCCTTTTGATTTATGGTTAGGGTTATGCTTTGAGTTGTTTTGTTGTGACTTTTAAGTCGATTTGTTGGTGACTTGTGTTAGTTTAGTTGATTTATTGGTGGAATAGATTTTTGCCAATTTAAATGAGCAGGCTTTGGTAGGCCTGTGCTATATATGGATTTGGGTGATTGATGTTTATATAGTGAGTTTTTAGAAAATTTAATGTTAAATCTACTAGGTATAGTGTTGAGTATACTGTAAAGATCCCTTCTTCTTTTTTATCTTAATCCATTTTAATTTGTGGATACTTTGCAAATTTTTTATGTTGTCATAGTTCCACGTAGTGTATTGTTTTTTTAGGTTATATTGCTTGTTATAGTTGTtgttgttgggaaacgtagtagaaAATTAAAAATTGCCCTAAGAACACCTAGgaacaatatgaagatgcatataCGGTTCGGGTCAATGATCGTTACCGAATCCGGAGTTGCAGCGGAAGTAGACGAGTCGGTGTATGTCGTACATGGAATCCCTCAAACCATTGATGACGATCCCGCGAACCACCCTCGAACGATCCCTTGAACGGAAGACCAAAAGCATGGCCTCTCTATTTGGTTGCAAGCGTGCGGTCTTCACGATCTAGTAGCACTTCGCTGTGCAGAGCTAATCGTCGCcggagaattagagggaggagattagaaccacaccgggcttctaattatgaggattagaggaACTAGGTCTATCTCTAATTAGTCAACTAGGACCTACTAGAACTAGATGAACTATAGGAGGCTCAAAAACTTGTGTATCCAATAGGGcacaatacctcaagtatatataggttagagggggagaggagggcgGCCACCAAGGAGGGAAAGGCCCTCCTTGGTGCGTCGTCCAGGGAGGAGGAGTTGGACTCCTCCCCCACtaggacccccccccccacacacaagGAAAGagaatccttctaataattacgAGACCCTTTTATATATAATATAACATCAAGGGAAATATTTTCCTCCTATATATTAATTATCGGGAATACCCGGTATTGCCCGATAAATTCTGAAGCCCTTTAGAACTATTTTGAATATTAACAAAACTATTTCATAAATCAATCACCGATACTATTGCCCTACTAACACTCTGCAGATCATGAttaccttaagcttgtgaccTCGTAGGTTCGGTAAATCATAGACATGAACGAAATCCCTTTGTTCAATGATCGATAGCAGAACCATGGATGTCCATATCGATCCCTATGATTACACGAATGACATTCGAGTGAACGTCTGGTTATTATATGATATTCCCTTTACCTTGCAATACTTTACAAAACCTGGGATGCATCGGTATCCTCCTGTGTCATGCGCATGCTTACTATACGTTGATCTCGTgccggttttgttcttctttctctcTGAAGTGTTCTGGGATCCCTGTGACGTAGCCACCAGTGTCTGCACAGACGTTGATGGATGCCATCACACCGAGAGGaccctaagaatatctctccatcatcggaggagcaaatcccactcttGAGCAATCTGGTGCCTTGTCAAACTTTCTAATGAATCTataagttgtcgttatgatcacctACTTACAGATTTCGTTTGAGGAACCCCAAAATCCACCGTACGGTAGGAAGTGACTACGATACTCTCATGGCCTGAGGAACTAAAACACATGCCAACACTCTATGTTATAACAATTGATTTCAGACGATATTATCTCAAAGTATAACAAACAAGAttgggtcgattcaatatgatTGTTCTTCTAACGGCATACACTCAATGTTGTTTCAGGACTATCGTTACACTTAATGATAACCTTGTTGGaaatcgttgcatggaaaacaaaaaatttctacgcacacgcaatgatctatccatggagatgcctAGCAACAAGGGGGAGaatgtgtctacgtaccctcgtagaccgtaagcggaagtgtttcacaacgcgattgatgtagttgAACTTCGCGCTCCAAATGATCTAGTACCGAACGCAgggcacctccgcgttctgcacacgttcagctcggtgatgtcctccgccttcttgatccagcaagacggcgaggtagttgatgagttccggcagcacaggcgtggtgacggtgatggtgatgtgatctccggagggcttcgcctaagcactatgaaaatatgaacgagggagtaaacggtggacgggggcaccgcacacagctaagataATGTTGTGTCCTTGTGTGGCGCCCCCTACccatgtatatataggtgggaggggaggagGCAGCCCCTAGGGCGCCCCAAGAGACCTGGCGGCAGCCCTAGGGCTGATGCCTTGCCCTGCGCCCCCTTTCCTTGTAAgaagaagggggaaggaaagaggggggagagggaaggaagggggagtcctactccacaCCTTCCTTTccctcccctctttccttctcctcctcataGGGCTGGCCACTataggggcgcaccagccccttgtgggctagtgtgttccctctcttggcccataaggcctatatttttgccgggggtgcccgaaACTCCTTTCCTGTGACCCGGTAAGTACCCAGTACCCTCcgaaacacttccagtgtccgaataccatcgtcctatatatcaatctttacctctcgaccatttcgagactgcTCATCATATCAGTGCTCTCATCCGGGACTttgaacaacatttggtcaccaaatcacataactgatataatactatatcgtcaacaaacgttaagcgtgtggaccctacgggttcgagaactatgtagacatgaccaagtgacaaatcctaatctcgatatatgccaactaaacaaacaccttcggagatacctgtagaacATCTCtatggtcacccagttacgttatgatgtttgatagcacacaaggtattcctccggtatctgggagttgcataatctcatagtcgaaggaatatgtatttgacatgaagaaagcaatagaaataaacttaacgatcattatgctaagctaacgggtgggtcttgtccatcacatcattctcctgatgatgtgatcccgttatcaaatgacaactcatgtcaatggttaggaaaccttaaccatctttgatcaacgagctagtctagtagaggctcactagggacacggtgttagtttatgtattcacacatgtattaaggtttctgatcaatacaattctagcatgaataataaacatttaccatgaatAAGGAATTATAAactaacaactttattattgcctctagggcatatttcctttagtctcccacttgcactagagtcaataatctagttcacatcgccatgtgattaacatcaatagttcacatcgccatgtgattacactggtacgcgtcggtgctatacaaacggtttttaacccctttccacaaCGGCATTTGggaccgtcgccaagtgagtgtgtgcgatagggtgtccttcccacacgacccagaaaccgtcggggatatggagCAGTGATCCAGAGGCCTTCCAAAATGTAATCATGTGCGATGTAGCACACACTAAATTCTTTCGCACGTGTGGTATCAGTGATTAAGCATTTCTAATGACGCAGTGAAACCATATGGTCTGTCTAATGAACCGTTTGGGAAACAGTATGTAAGGCACACGGGCCAACATATGAACTGTGTGCGATTTGTGCCCCATCGCACATGAGTTTCTGCGTAACCCGTCTGCCATGCTAGACTCCATCGCACACGTTTGCCAACAATTACCGTCTGCGATAATGTTCTATCACAAATGGTTCAATAGCCCCTTCGCACACATACAAGTGCTGCAAACCGTTTGTGATTTGTTGGGTATCACCGACGGTTACCGCAAGAGTGACGTGTGCTTTTCTTTTCGGATCCCACACGTTTCCTGAAAAAATTACGACTGGGATTGTATTTTACACTGGGCACGGTTTACTCCCAGTTCTCGTGTGCGATAACGCGATATCACAAACGGTTCCAGAGACCCTACGCACACGTATTAGCACAACAAATCGTTTGCGATCTGCTGTGTATCACCGACGGTTCCGCAATGACTGACATATGCTTTCTGATGTGGATGGCACACACTCATTAATTGAACCGTGTGTAGAGCAATTGCCAGGTTAAAACAAAAATttcccattttgaatcggcatgcaaaaagcaaattcgccacaatattgAATTGAACAAATAAACAAAATTATCATATTTTGAATCGGCacgcaaaaagcaaattcgccacaatattcaattgaacaaataaacaaaaattccattttgaatcggcacgcaaaaagcaaattcgccacaatattcaattaAACAAATAGTGTCCACAAGAAGAGCATTCATCAGATTTCGCAACAACtgcaattgaacatatggtagctaaattccaatgatttgtccacacatatatgcattacataattaaccatagtgtacgaaatacgaagacctcatcagatggaaaacaatggatccaCGCGTTATACGTTTAGCGGCTAACTcttactcaatgtttcaggagaaCGCATGCTAaaatcttcattatcaccagTTGGATTGATGTAGTGATCCAGGAAGAAGTCGCTGATAAATCTCCGAACCATCAGCAATTCACCCGCCAGGAGCGGTTCAGGGGTCCTCGGTTTTAAGATGAGCTGCAGTATTTTTAAGATCagaatgtgccatatgagtggagtGGAAGATATTAATTAAGAGAGACTTACTGGTACTAATTCGCGAGGATCGTCAGAACTATCAGCAgatttgcagatggagatcatgtgtctGCAAACATATTATCCACAAAGGTTGGTCCCTGCTTCTTGCTGAGGACACTGAAATTTTTTGTACAAAATTAGTCATGTATTTGTCCTGTTAGGAACAACCTAACCGATGTTAGATGTATTATTATTTTTGGACAAAATAGAAATAGGTTTACTTAGAAGCTTGAACATTTGACTAGCATAACGAAAGGTATTTGCAAACTATTGGAGTAACACTCCGAAAATAACGGATTTTGGCTTGTTACCGGAGAAACAATCTCGTGCTGCAGAGGTAGTTCCCTCTTGAACAGGTTCCCtggtttagttttccacaatgcgagcacgctacaaatgatgatgaattttgacaacatcaattattgaacaagatatgaatgcaaattaatttcaacatcatagAATTTAATACCTATCTATGAATTGCTGAAGATGCCTCAGATCCTGAGCGTTTGTTGACTCTCTGAGAGAACCGATGTAGTAAACGTGTTCTTGTTTGGAACAATGAATACCAATATCCAATGATCGCTACATATTAAGGAAGCCATGAACTTACGCATTATCTCGAAATCTGAAAGACAATCAGTGTGTGCGTGGTAGTTTACTTGACTTACCGTTCATGATATGGCCAGAGAAATGATTCTGCATGGGACGTGTTTTCGAAGAGATGGACGACCGTGTTAATGGCCCAGTCCCATAGGTCCTTACCATGTATTGTTGTGCCATTTGCTAATTCAGGATCTATGAAATATACACCCTCCCTTTTTCTTCTCTGCGTGTTCAATCCCATGAGAGGAATAAAATGCAGTTAGCTCTTTATCATTTACAACCTTGTATGGAGAAGTTGATCAGAGCTTTTTAAGTACTTACAAAATCAGGCATCTAACAAGAGTGGCATCGAGCAcgttgaagttgaagaagagatgtaAGTATTCAAAACTCACAGAACCAACATCGTGTCGAAAATGATCTCTATTGTAGTGGACTAGCAAAGCATGATGACCTGCTGACATTTGATCCATGGAATATTCATGTAACTCACGGCAACTGGAGCTGCACTCATCAAAGTATTCGCCAACAAGAAATGGCTTCCATGGACGTAATTGCATGCTTCAAGTACGCCTGCTTTACTTTTAGAAAGCAACAAACACACTTCTTCATCATCCATGTCTTCAAAAATAATATTACTCCCTGATTCGAACAAGCTACTGTTAATTTGGTTCTAGGCGATGAGTGCTTTAAGTAAGAGGCAATCATTCTCTTTCCTCTTCACTCTCCCGCTGCGCTCCCTCTTGGTCGAGGTTGTAGCCTTTTTGGCCACTTCCTTCTTGGTACTTGAAGCATTTTTGGCAGAACGTCTGGTTGCCTGCAAGCTAGACTGCCGAGCAGACGGTGAAGCTTGGACGGActgcttagcagatagtttatcTATGTCGAACCACTGAGCTGGCGGTGCTGCTGTGATGGACTGCTGGGCTATAGGAGCAGAGGCATCAGACTGCTGTGCTGTAGGAGCAGAGGCATCGGAATGCTGACCATGCGTTGAAGCTATGTCGGGTTTCTGCGCAGATGGTGCCAACTTGTCGGTGTGCCGAGGAGGTCGTGCCAACGCGTTGGTTTGCTGAGTAGGAAGTGCTGACGTATTGGTATGATGATCATGCGACTGCGGACCGACGGACTGATGAGCAGTCGGTTCTGGACCTACAGACTACTTAGCAGGCGGATCCGAAGCATCAGACTACTTAGCAGTCTGTTCCACCAGGTTGGTCTACTGAGCATGTGCTACAGCTAGGTCTCCCCCGCTGCTTCAGCGGCCGGCATCTGAACCGGTGGTGCGTCTTCAGCAGTTGTAGGCCTTGCCACTGGCTGCTTTGGGGTGGAGGATGACATGGCCTGTATGCCACAAAGTCGGGCCGGCTGATCACAGGTTGATGTATCAACCTGTGAGAGCTGCTGTGGCAAGGAGATCGTCACTGGTTGAGGGGCGATAGTGGTTGCTCTTGGAGGGGCTTCCGGGATCTCATCGATGAACTCTATTTCCTTTCATGGCCACAGGATGTGATGTAAAAGTGTTTCTCCCAAGGTCCTTTGCTCATCGAAGTCTCCTAGGACATTCTTCAGGGCAAATTCATTGAATTCAGGCTTTACTTCACTCACGTAGCACTTCACACAACCCGACTTCAATGGCACATTTTCCAAGAAGAGGTCATCTTCCAAGAAGGGTGGGCAAACCCAGGCTGTTGCACAttttaatgtaccttcataatgtgtaagcaTGCCCTTCAGTCTGTTTTTCATTTTAGATAGATCAAATATGGCATCATCACGAGTAGCTGTAGTCTCAGTGTCTCTAGGGTCAGCTGATGCACAGTACTCTTGTGCAATGTTGTTGCACAATAAGCAGCATCCTCCATGCCCGCCTCCCCTCCCATCTGCTGGCTATCTGTCAGTGTTAGAGTCTTCTGC containing:
- the LOC125512344 gene encoding B3 domain-containing protein Os02g0683500-like, with amino-acid sequence MEFTATSSRFSKGEEEVEEEQEEASMPREIPFMTAAAATSAAAPSASASASTPASAAVSASPAGSSPPFRSGDDAGASGSGGGGGGVAEAVEKEHMFDKVVTPSDVGKLNRLVIPKQYAEKYFPLDSAANEKGLLLNFEDSAGKPWRFRYSYWNSSQSYVMTKGWSRFVKEKRLDAGDTVSFSRGAGEAARHRLFIDWKRRADTRDPLRLPRLPLPMPLTSHYSPWGLGAGGRGFFMPPSPPATLYEHRLRQGFDFRGMNPSYPTMGRQVILFGSAARMPPHTPAPLLVPRPPPPLHFTVQQQGSGAGVSVTAGSPVVLDSVPVIESPTTATKKRVRLFGVNLDNPQHPGDGGDESSNYGSALPLQMPASAWRPRDHTLRLLEFPSHGAGAEASSPSSSSSSKREAHSGLDLDL